Sequence from the Dehalococcoidia bacterium genome:
TACCATTTCTTCAGATGTAACAGGAACCACTATTATTGCGATAAACCGAGGTTCCATTCCTATATTAAGTCCCTCCAAAGACGAAGTAATACAAACAGGGGATGAGCTGATTCTTGCTGGTCCAGAGGATACTCTCGAAAAATTTGGAAACTAAAAACCTGAATAATGAAATACGACAAGTTGCTTACTTAGGGCCTCCTGGGACCTTTACTGAACAGGCTGCGGTCAGCAGCTATCCCTCTGCTCTTTTACTCCCTTACCCGTCAATTGGCGATTCAGCATTAGCAGTATTAAAAAATGAAGCCGATGCAGCTTTATGCCCCATTGAAAATAGCCTTCAAGGGGCAGTAACAGATACGCTAGATGCTTTATTGCATCAAGAAGGCCTACATATACGAGGGGAATTAGCTTTAAAGATTGAACATACCCTTATGGCAAAACCTGGTACAACGATTGCTCAAATTGAACGAATCTACTCTCATCCACAAGCCTTAGGCCAATGCCGAAAGTACCTTTCTGCATTGGGAAATATTGAATTAGCTGCTGCACTTAGCACTGCTGGAGCTGTGAATGACGCGTTAAACTCTGATATACCAGCGGCTGCGATAGCTCCAATAAGAGCAGCGGATCTCTACGGAGCTACAGTACTGAAAAAAGG
This genomic interval carries:
- the pheA gene encoding prephenate dehydratase, whose protein sequence is METKNLNNEIRQVAYLGPPGTFTEQAAVSSYPSALLLPYPSIGDSALAVLKNEADAALCPIENSLQGAVTDTLDALLHQEGLHIRGELALKIEHTLMAKPGTTIAQIERIYSHPQALGQCRKYLSALGNIELAAALSTAGAVNDALNSDIPAAAIAPIRAADLYGATVLKKGIQDDNNNYTRFVVLSKNDSPSTGNDLTSIAISFSEDRAGQLFSVLKEFAARNINLTKIESRPTRLGLGKYYFLMDFEGHRTDTEIIKLLNIISTQASLMKILGSYPRRH